TCGGTCAGTGGATGCTTGACGAGCTGCGTGATCACCTTGAACGGGATCGTCGCAACGTCGGCTCCTGCCAAAGCACAATCCACAATATGCATCGGATGCCGGATCGACGCGGCCAAGACCTCAGTATCGAACTGATAATTTGCATAGATCTGGACAATTTCTTCGATCAACTGCATCCCGTTCTGACCGATATCATCGAGCCGTCCTATAAACGGTGAGATGTAAGATGCTCCGGCTTTAGCTGCAAGCAGGGCCTGGGCAGCAGAGAAGCAGAGGGTCACGTTTACCTTGGTGCCTTCTGCCCGGAAGGTGCGGCACGCTTTCAAGCCATCAAGTGTAAGAGGCACCTTGATGACGACATTCGAAGCGATCTTGGCCAGTTCGCGGCCTTCCGCGAGCATTCCGGCGGTGTCGAGAGCAGTTACTTCGGCGGAAACATCACCTTTTACGAGGGCACAGATCTTGGCAATGTGTTCCTTAAAGTCAACGTCGCCCTCTTTCGCGACCAGGCTCGGATTCGTCGTAACGCCGTCGATCAAACCAAGCTCATTCGCCTCTTTGATCTCGTCTAAATTTGCTGTGTCTATAAAGAATTTCATTGGTTTCGTGTTGATGGTGGATCGCTGTTCGTTGGTTTCGCTGATTCGCGTTTTTGCTTAACGAAACTATCTAACTGTGTTTGTTAAAGTGCCTATACCCTCGATCTCGACCTCGCAAACGTCCCCGGGGTTCATTTTTGAGACTCCGGACGGAGTTCCGGTCGCGATCACGTCGCCAGGGTTAAGCGTCATCATGTTTGAGATATATCGTACCAGAAAGTCGACGGGGAAGACCATTTGCGAGGTCCGCCCGTCCTGTTTTAAGACTCCGTTAACCCGCACCAGAACTCGCAGGTCCGAAACATCAAGCTCCGGTTCGATATGCGGGCCGATCGGGCAGAACGTGTCGAATGATTTAGCACGTGCGAACTGACCATCCTTTCGCTGCAGATCGCGGGCGGTAACGTCGTTCAGACAGGTGAAGCCCAGTATGTAATCTTCTACATTAGCATCATCACTTAAGTCTTTACAGTGCTTTGAGATAACCACTGCAAGTTCACCTTCATGTTCAACTTGATCTGACTGGCGCGGAATGATAATTTCATCGCCGTCAAATACCACCGCTGAAGGAGCTTTCAGGAATAGCATTGGCTCTTTCGGGACCTCATTCCCCAATTCCGCAGCGTGTTCTGCGTAGTTGCGCCCCACGCAGACGATCTTGGACGGGGCGAATGTTTTCTCAATTGCGATCTTCATATTTGTTCGAGCGAGATTTAGTTTTATGGAACCGTTTCCGAGACAACTTCCGACATTTCGCTTACGTTGCCGAATTTATCCGTTGCCGTCAGATAGTAATAATAGATCTTCCCGCTTTCGACCTTCGTGTCTTGGAAGGTGTTTGTTTTCAGTAATTCAGTCGTTAAAAGCTGCCATTTTACTTTATCCAGATCTTTATCGGTCGAGCGATAGATGCGGTACCCGACCACATCTTTCTCGGGGTTTACGGCAAAAAAGATCGAAATAGTTGTCGGTGACGCAGCAAGCGTGATCGCTGATGGCGGTGTTGGAGCGAAGGTGTCGATCGCTTTGAATTTCAGAACGTTCGATTCGCCGCTTTCGACCGGTTCGGCCTGCGTTCCGACCGAGACGGCACGAACAAAATAGTAATATTCCTTTCCAAACTCAAAAAATTCGTCGTTGAAGGCAGCTTCCGTGACCGGAGTTTTATTGAGAGGTTTGCCCATCTCTTTGTCCGAATTGGACCTGAACACAAAATATCCGAGCAGGCTCACAGGTACCGAACCATCAACGTTTGCCGAGGGAGCCTGCCATTTTAGCTTGATCGCGTCCTGCGTCGGTTCAGCGGAGAGAACCGTCGGTGCTGCTGCGACCTTTGCAGTAGGCTCGATGAGAAGAGAATTCGAAAATCCCGCCTTTTGGCCGGAAGCATTAACAAATCTGATCGCGTATCGTAGCCGTGCAGGCTGGCCGGCGAACTGAAGCGTGTCGCGATAAGTGAGTGTTTTCAAGCCAAAATCCGTATCCTTGATCTCTAACGCGGCGATCAGCGTGCTTCGATTTGCAAACTCTTCCTCCGACAATTGAAGCGGAGCATTCGACGGCTCGGCGAGGCGGTAGATGTCAGCACGGCTGATATTGAGAGTATTTCCCTTCACGGCGTTGCGAACAGGCATCTGCCAGGACAGAATGACCTGACTGCCACGCTGATAACCTGAGATCTCAACACGCTGCAGAACGCGTTCCTTCGGCGGCTCCGGAGCTCCGCGTTTGCCGCAGGCGACTGAAAGCGAGATCGCGAGACACAGAACTAAGAAGAATTTAGCCGCAGAGGGCACAGAGAAAGGCTTTTTACTGTTAGAAGCAAATGTTGCGGGTTCGTTCATCATTCCCAGGGTTTTCCGGCCGATATTCTCTGTGGTCTTTGTGGCTAAATTTCTTCGATCTACAAAATATATTGCCGCAGATCGCGGTCTTCGATCAGGCTGTTCAGGCGGTCATCTACATACTCAGCATCGATGACCTGATGTTTTTCTTCAAGCTCGCTGCCGAGGAAACTGATCTCTTCGAGTAATTTCTCAACGAGAGTGTGCAGTCTTCGTGCCCCAATGTTTTCGGTAGTTTTATTGATCTCCTCAGCCATTTCGGCGAGCCGGTCAATGGAATCTTCGGTAAAAGTTAAAGTAATTCCTTCAGTCTCGAGCAGTGCCTGATACTGCTTGATCAGCGAGTTCTTCGGCTGCACGAGAATCCGCTTAAGATCGTCGATCGTTAGCGATTCAAGTTCGACACGGATCGGGAAACGGCCCTGAAGTTCAGGGATCAGATCAGATGGTTTTGAAACGTGAAACGCCCCTGCGGCGATGAACAAAATATGGTCGGTGCTGACCATGCCGTGTTTTGTGTTGACGTTCGTACCTTCGACGATAGGCAGCAGATCGCGTTGGACGCCTTCACGCGAGACGTCCGGATTGCCGCCCGATTCGCGGCCGGCGACCTTGTCGAGTTCATCGAGAAAGATGATCCCCGCCGACTGTGTTCGTTCGATCGCCTTTCGGGTGATCTGCTCCATGTCGACAAGGCCTTCCTGCTCGTCGCGGATCATATAAGCACGAGCTTCGGCGATGGTGAGCTTTCGCGTAACGGTTTTGGAAGGGAACATGTTTCCCATCATATCGCGAAGGTTGACGCCCATTTCCTCCATACCCTGGCCGCCGATAAAATCGATCGTCGCGTTCGATCGGTCCGTCGTTTCAATGTCGATCAGGCGTTCGTCCAGGTCGCCGCGACGGAGCTGTTCGCGAAGCTTTTCGCGGGTTCGGGAAACCGAATTGTCGTGATCCTCGCGTTCCGCCGCCCGTTCGTCATCGTCCTGCGTCTG
This sequence is a window from Acidobacteriota bacterium. Protein-coding genes within it:
- the fsa gene encoding fructose-6-phosphate aldolase, which translates into the protein MKFFIDTANLDEIKEANELGLIDGVTTNPSLVAKEGDVDFKEHIAKICALVKGDVSAEVTALDTAGMLAEGRELAKIASNVVIKVPLTLDGLKACRTFRAEGTKVNVTLCFSAAQALLAAKAGASYISPFIGRLDDIGQNGMQLIEEIVQIYANYQFDTEVLAASIRHPMHIVDCALAGADVATIPFKVITQLVKHPLTDKGLEGFLSDWKKSGRS
- the hslU gene encoding ATP-dependent protease ATPase subunit HslU; translated protein: MAIYLGGETPPAKPNLDDLTPRQIVAELDKYVVGQNAAKKAVAVALRNRIRRQKLPAELAEDVLPKNILMIGSTGVGKTEIARRLARLANSPFIKIEASKFTEVGYVGRDVESMVRELADVGVDMAKQAAFEEVLPRAEQNVEEKLLDILLPPSDFHYQTQDDDERAAEREDHDNSVSRTREKLREQLRRGDLDERLIDIETTDRSNATIDFIGGQGMEEMGVNLRDMMGNMFPSKTVTRKLTIAEARAYMIRDEQEGLVDMEQITRKAIERTQSAGIIFLDELDKVAGRESGGNPDVSREGVQRDLLPIVEGTNVNTKHGMVSTDHILFIAAGAFHVSKPSDLIPELQGRFPIRVELESLTIDDLKRILVQPKNSLIKQYQALLETEGITLTFTEDSIDRLAEMAEEINKTTENIGARRLHTLVEKLLEEISFLGSELEEKHQVIDAEYVDDRLNSLIEDRDLRQYIL
- a CDS encoding fumarylacetoacetate hydrolase family protein, whose product is MKIAIEKTFAPSKIVCVGRNYAEHAAELGNEVPKEPMLFLKAPSAVVFDGDEIIIPRQSDQVEHEGELAVVISKHCKDLSDDANVEDYILGFTCLNDVTARDLQRKDGQFARAKSFDTFCPIGPHIEPELDVSDLRVLVRVNGVLKQDGRTSQMVFPVDFLVRYISNMMTLNPGDVIATGTPSGVSKMNPGDVCEVEIEGIGTLTNTVR